In Thermococcus thioreducens, a genomic segment contains:
- a CDS encoding aldehyde ferredoxin oxidoreductase family protein, giving the protein MFAYWGRILRVNLSTGKISEEKFDEDFAKKWLGTRGFGIYYLLKEMDATVDPFSPENKLIFAPGPLTGTTAPTGGRYMVITKSPLTGYIAMANSGGFFGAELKFAGWDAIVVEGKADHPVYLYINDDQVEIRDAGHIWGKVVSETEETLKEEVGDSKVHIASIGPAGENLSRIAAVMNDEHRAAGRGGVGAVMGSKKLKAIVVRGHKRVEVADRAKFTSVVKEKIEKLKNDPVAGGGLPKFGTAVLVNIINQNGLYPTRNFQDSQFEYAEEQSGEAMAAKYLIRNKPCYACPIGCGRVNKLPTLGVTEGPEYESTWALGAHLGINDLASIIEANHLADEYGFDTISLGGTLATAMELYEKGLLKQEDLGEDAPPFRWGNTEVLHYYIEKMAYRKGFGDVLAEGGYRLAERYNGVEYFMGVKKQELPAYDPRGAEGHGLGYATNNRGGCHIKQYMISPEILGYPYKMDPHDISDEKVKMVILFQDLTALIDAAGLCVFTTFGLGADDYRDMLNAAIGWDLTTEEYLKIGERIWNAERLFSLRAGLDPLKEDTLPKRLLEEPVRQGPNKGHVVRLKEMLPRYYSLRGWTEDGRIPEEKLGELDLREF; this is encoded by the coding sequence ATGTTCGCGTATTGGGGGAGGATTTTAAGGGTTAACCTTAGCACAGGCAAGATAAGCGAAGAGAAGTTCGATGAGGACTTCGCCAAGAAGTGGCTGGGAACCAGGGGATTTGGTATCTATTATCTCCTGAAGGAGATGGACGCAACCGTTGACCCCTTCAGCCCGGAGAACAAGCTGATATTCGCCCCCGGCCCACTGACCGGAACAACCGCCCCTACCGGCGGCAGATACATGGTGATCACCAAGAGCCCGCTGACGGGCTATATCGCGATGGCCAACTCGGGCGGTTTCTTCGGTGCAGAGCTGAAGTTCGCAGGCTGGGACGCCATAGTGGTTGAGGGCAAAGCGGATCATCCAGTTTACCTCTACATCAACGACGACCAGGTCGAGATAAGGGACGCGGGCCACATATGGGGTAAGGTCGTCAGTGAGACGGAGGAGACCCTCAAGGAAGAAGTCGGAGACAGCAAGGTTCACATAGCCTCCATCGGTCCGGCGGGAGAGAACCTTTCGAGAATAGCCGCGGTCATGAACGACGAGCACCGCGCCGCTGGAAGGGGCGGCGTTGGAGCGGTCATGGGGAGCAAGAAGCTCAAAGCCATAGTTGTTAGGGGCCACAAGCGCGTTGAAGTCGCTGACAGGGCAAAGTTCACCTCCGTTGTTAAGGAGAAGATTGAAAAGCTCAAGAACGATCCCGTCGCGGGAGGCGGACTTCCCAAGTTCGGTACGGCCGTTCTCGTCAACATAATCAACCAGAACGGCCTGTATCCAACCAGGAACTTCCAGGACAGCCAGTTTGAGTACGCGGAGGAGCAGAGCGGTGAGGCAATGGCCGCGAAGTACCTGATAAGGAACAAGCCGTGCTATGCCTGTCCGATTGGCTGTGGAAGGGTAAACAAGCTCCCGACCCTTGGAGTCACTGAAGGACCGGAGTACGAGAGCACGTGGGCTTTAGGTGCCCACCTCGGTATAAACGACCTGGCCAGCATCATAGAGGCCAATCACCTCGCGGACGAGTACGGATTCGACACCATAAGCCTCGGTGGAACTTTGGCTACTGCCATGGAGCTCTACGAGAAGGGCCTGCTGAAGCAGGAAGACCTCGGCGAAGATGCTCCTCCGTTCAGATGGGGCAACACTGAGGTTCTCCACTACTACATCGAGAAGATGGCCTACAGGAAGGGCTTTGGAGACGTTCTCGCCGAAGGTGGCTACCGCCTGGCCGAGAGGTACAACGGCGTCGAATACTTTATGGGCGTCAAGAAACAGGAGCTCCCGGCATATGACCCGAGGGGAGCTGAGGGCCACGGCCTCGGTTACGCCACCAACAACCGTGGCGGCTGTCACATCAAGCAGTACATGATAAGTCCGGAGATACTCGGTTATCCGTACAAGATGGATCCGCACGATATCAGCGACGAGAAGGTCAAGATGGTCATACTCTTCCAGGATCTTACGGCTCTAATTGACGCCGCTGGACTCTGTGTCTTCACGACCTTCGGTCTTGGAGCCGATGACTACCGCGACATGCTCAACGCGGCCATTGGATGGGATTTAACCACCGAAGAGTACCTCAAGATAGGAGAAAGGATATGGAACGCTGAGAGGCTCTTCAGCCTCCGCGCCGGACTCGACCCACTCAAAGAAGACACACTTCCTAAGAGACTCCTGGAAGAGCCTGTCAGGCAGGGCCCCAACAAGGGACACGTTGTCCGGCTGAAGGAGATGCTCCCGCGCTACTACTCTCTCAGAGGCTGGACTGAGGACGGGAGGATCCCAGAGGAGAAGCTGGGGGAGCTTGACTTAAGGGAGTTCTAA
- a CDS encoding S8 family serine peptidase, whose amino-acid sequence MKRLGVVVLVLVLVGLLAGTATAAPVKSAPRNTSIQQKNYGLLTPGLFKKVQGMNWNQEISTVIMFGSYQDRDKALRILKTMGAQVKYSYKIIPAVAVKIKVRDLLLIAGMIDTGFFGNTRVSGIKFIQEDYKVQVSDATSVSQIGADTVWNSLGYDGTGIVVAVVDTGIDANHPDLQGKVIGWYDAVNGKTTPYDDQGHGTHVAGIVAGTGAVNSQYIGVAPGAKLVGVKVLDSTGSGSISTIIAGVDWVVQNKDKYGIKVINLSLGSSQSSDGTDSLSQAVNNAWAAGLVVCVAAGNSGPNTYTVGSPAAASKVITVGAVDSTDTIASFSSRGPTADGRLKPEVVAPGVDIIAPRASGTSMGTPIDNYYTKASGTSMATPHVAGVAALILQAHPTWTPDKIKTALIETADIVAPTEIADIAYGAGRVNVYKAINYDNYAKLVFTGSVADKGSATHSFDISGATFVTATLYWDNSASDIDLYLYDPNGNQVDYSYTQYYGFEKVGYYNPAAGTWTVKVVSYSGAANYQVDVVSDGTLSQSTGTTPAPSPTPTPTTDSQTFTGSVHDFWDTRDSFTMTVNSGATKITGDLTFDTSLHDLDLYLYDPNGNLVDRSTTSTSVEHVEALNPVAGAWKFTVYAYNTFGWASYQLKVVVYYG is encoded by the coding sequence ATGAAGAGATTGGGTGTAGTAGTGTTGGTACTGGTGCTCGTGGGCCTTTTAGCTGGGACAGCCACTGCGGCACCTGTAAAATCCGCCCCCAGGAACACAAGCATCCAGCAGAAGAACTACGGATTGCTGACGCCGGGGCTGTTTAAGAAAGTCCAGGGCATGAACTGGAACCAGGAAATCAGCACGGTTATAATGTTCGGAAGCTACCAGGACAGGGACAAGGCCCTGAGGATACTGAAGACCATGGGCGCTCAGGTCAAATACTCTTACAAGATAATCCCCGCAGTTGCCGTTAAAATAAAAGTTAGGGACCTTCTGCTGATTGCAGGTATGATCGACACCGGCTTCTTCGGCAACACCAGGGTCTCCGGAATCAAGTTCATCCAGGAGGACTACAAGGTTCAGGTTTCCGATGCTACTTCTGTCTCCCAGATAGGGGCTGACACCGTCTGGAACTCCCTCGGCTATGACGGAACGGGAATAGTTGTTGCGGTGGTTGATACCGGTATAGACGCGAACCACCCCGACCTCCAGGGTAAGGTCATTGGATGGTACGACGCCGTTAACGGCAAGACAACACCCTACGATGACCAGGGACACGGAACCCACGTTGCAGGCATAGTTGCCGGGACCGGTGCTGTCAACTCGCAGTACATCGGTGTCGCTCCCGGGGCTAAGCTCGTCGGTGTTAAAGTTCTCGACTCCACTGGTTCCGGAAGCATCTCCACAATTATCGCAGGCGTTGACTGGGTCGTCCAGAACAAGGACAAGTACGGAATAAAGGTCATCAACCTCTCCCTCGGCTCAAGCCAGAGCTCCGACGGAACCGACTCCCTCAGCCAGGCGGTGAACAACGCCTGGGCGGCTGGATTGGTCGTCTGTGTTGCAGCAGGAAACAGCGGGCCGAACACCTACACCGTCGGCTCCCCCGCTGCCGCAAGCAAGGTCATAACCGTTGGAGCCGTCGACAGCACCGACACCATAGCCAGCTTCTCCAGCAGGGGGCCGACCGCCGACGGAAGGCTCAAGCCGGAAGTCGTTGCCCCGGGTGTTGACATCATCGCCCCGAGGGCCAGCGGAACCAGCATGGGCACCCCGATAGACAACTACTACACCAAGGCCTCAGGAACCAGCATGGCCACCCCGCACGTTGCCGGTGTTGCCGCACTCATCCTCCAGGCCCACCCGACCTGGACTCCGGACAAGATAAAGACCGCCCTCATCGAGACGGCCGACATAGTCGCCCCGACCGAGATAGCGGACATCGCCTACGGTGCCGGTAGGGTCAACGTCTACAAGGCCATAAACTACGACAACTACGCCAAGCTCGTCTTCACAGGCTCAGTTGCGGACAAGGGTAGCGCCACCCACTCCTTCGACATCAGCGGTGCCACCTTTGTCACGGCTACCCTCTACTGGGACAACAGCGCCAGCGACATAGACCTCTACCTCTACGACCCGAACGGAAACCAGGTCGACTACTCCTACACCCAGTACTACGGCTTCGAAAAGGTCGGCTACTACAACCCGGCTGCGGGAACCTGGACGGTCAAGGTCGTCAGCTACAGCGGCGCTGCCAACTACCAGGTTGACGTCGTCAGCGATGGAACCCTCAGCCAGTCCACCGGAACCACGCCAGCTCCGAGCCCGACCCCAACGCCGACCACCGACAGCCAGACCTTCACCGGTTCCGTCCACGACTTCTGGGACACACGCGACAGCTTCACCATGACCGTCAACAGCGGCGCCACCAAGATAACCGGTGACCTGACCTTTGACACCAGCCTCCACGATCTCGACCTCTACCTCTACGATCCCAACGGAAACCTCGTGGACCGGTCCACAACAAGCACCAGCGTTGAGCACGTTGAGGCTCTTAATCCAGTTGCAGGCGCATGGAAGTTCACTGTCTACGCATACAACACATTTGGCTGGGCCAGCTACCAGCTTAAGGTAGTCGTCTACTACGGCTGA